The Leptospira johnsonii genome window below encodes:
- a CDS encoding NYN domain-containing protein — protein MHLVVDGFNLIYKIPELEEYMYSNRLRDARVGLLRILESYSSKLKSPKVHVFFDGKKEKGNETKEDSYGKIHVYFSQDRKADDLIKEYIKYAPRPADLFVVTSDQEILAFAKRLGTKPILSEEFVKKIESALAEKPAREEKDSGAKLSPGEILYWKELFKKGK, from the coding sequence ATGCATTTAGTCGTAGACGGTTTCAATCTGATTTACAAAATTCCTGAATTGGAAGAGTATATGTATTCCAATCGACTGAGGGATGCCAGAGTAGGTCTCTTGAGAATTTTGGAATCTTATTCTTCTAAACTGAAAAGTCCTAAGGTTCATGTATTCTTCGATGGAAAAAAAGAAAAAGGGAACGAGACCAAAGAAGATTCGTACGGAAAAATACACGTTTATTTCAGCCAGGACAGAAAGGCGGACGATTTGATCAAGGAATATATCAAATATGCTCCGAGGCCTGCCGATCTATTCGTGGTGACTTCCGATCAGGAAATTTTGGCTTTTGCAAAAAGACTGGGAACAAAACCTATACTATCCGAAGAGTTCGTAAAAAAAATAGAAAGCGCCTTGGCGGAAAAGCCAGCTCGGGAAGAGAAGGACTCAGGCGCAAAACTTTCTCCGGGAGAGATTCTCTACTGGAAGGAACTATTCAAGAAGGGAAAGTAA
- a CDS encoding MBOAT family O-acyltransferase — protein MLYNSILFFVFFSIVYSIYWLLPEKKRSDFLLISSGVFYIVASSTILSGFYFFLHFLIIVLFNYFAYFKIRTSVNAKAWMIFAVLLNAINLGFFKYFYFINRILFDLTKYPFFDEVPRILQISLPLAVSFYSFQMIAAAVDAYRKPEDDIIGLKQYLSFVIFFPVLIVGPILRTKDYFINIGHLNPDKDKIVRASYLMISGLIKKILIADPVAGVIAPVFSNPGQYDNLSLVLAAFGYAIQVYCDFSGLTDMARAVGLYFGFELPENFNAPLFSPSGRELWQRWHMSLSFWLRDYIYFPLGGSKKGEWRTYLNLIITMTVGGVWHGADYTFIAWGFYWGVILAFERFLVGKFGWNDEDSKSKILNFLRIQFVFCLFSFSAILFRANSATKMLQHVVGLVTNTQNYLSSSLQSLGFGWIENSISLVTGPSPFLLESMKNIEKIGYSYLGFIVFHWIQSRKDLLLQWGRGKDWLLVACGVVTVFAIALLSEDSGACIYCQF, from the coding sequence GTGCTCTACAATTCGATCTTATTTTTCGTTTTTTTCTCTATCGTTTATTCTATCTATTGGCTTCTTCCGGAAAAGAAAAGATCCGATTTTTTACTCATTTCCAGCGGTGTCTTTTATATAGTAGCTTCTTCTACTATCTTAAGCGGATTCTATTTCTTTCTCCATTTCCTAATTATCGTTCTATTCAATTACTTCGCTTATTTTAAGATAAGGACTTCCGTAAACGCGAAAGCTTGGATGATCTTTGCCGTTCTTTTGAATGCGATCAATCTAGGATTTTTCAAGTATTTCTATTTTATAAATAGGATACTTTTCGATCTTACTAAGTATCCATTCTTTGACGAAGTTCCTAGAATATTGCAGATCTCCCTTCCGTTAGCCGTGAGTTTTTACAGTTTCCAGATGATTGCCGCTGCCGTGGACGCGTATCGTAAGCCGGAAGATGATATTATAGGGCTGAAACAGTATCTTAGTTTTGTAATATTCTTCCCTGTTCTGATCGTAGGGCCAATCTTAAGGACAAAAGATTATTTTATAAACATAGGGCATCTGAACCCTGACAAGGATAAGATCGTTCGTGCTTCTTATCTTATGATCTCTGGTTTGATCAAAAAAATACTAATTGCGGATCCTGTGGCAGGAGTGATCGCTCCTGTTTTTTCCAATCCGGGACAGTATGATAATCTTTCTCTGGTCTTGGCCGCATTTGGATATGCTATCCAGGTATACTGCGATTTTTCTGGACTCACGGATATGGCAAGAGCGGTTGGTCTCTATTTCGGATTTGAACTTCCTGAGAATTTCAATGCACCGTTGTTCTCTCCTTCCGGGAGAGAGTTATGGCAGAGATGGCATATGAGTCTTTCTTTCTGGCTCAGAGATTATATCTATTTTCCTTTGGGTGGAAGTAAAAAAGGAGAATGGCGCACATACCTGAATTTGATCATCACTATGACAGTGGGTGGGGTCTGGCATGGGGCGGATTATACGTTTATTGCCTGGGGATTCTATTGGGGAGTCATACTTGCATTTGAAAGATTTTTAGTCGGCAAGTTCGGCTGGAATGACGAAGATTCCAAAAGTAAAATTCTCAATTTCCTAAGGATACAGTTCGTATTCTGTTTATTCTCTTTCAGTGCGATCCTGTTCAGAGCAAACTCTGCAACTAAAATGCTTCAACATGTTGTGGGACTTGTGACTAACACACAAAATTATCTATCTTCGTCTTTACAATCCTTAGGGTTTGGTTGGATAGAAAATTCAATTTCCTTGGTTACCGGACCTTCTCCCTTTTTATTGGAATCTATGAAGAATATTGAAAAGATCGGATATTCTTATTTGGGATTTATTGTATTTCATTGGATCCAATCCAGAAAGGACCTATTACTGCAATGGGGAAGAGGAAAAGACTGGCTACTTGTTGCCTGCGGAGTGGTGACAGTATTTGCAATCGCTTTATTATCGGAGGATTCCGGAGCTTGTATCTATTGCCAGTTCTAG
- a CDS encoding PaaI family thioesterase — protein MANQKDLEDMQKEWEKFSKAAPGLKVPPPAFKELSGEFVSYVRKKEMVCSFYVEPRFSNPMGVFQGGFLAAAFDNTFGPLCYLAAGKPTTTLELSVSYIRMVKENQRITVQAKVVARGNQHIYLEGEAFDEEGKLLAKSTTQVLILRIPSGAA, from the coding sequence TTGGCGAATCAAAAAGATTTAGAAGATATGCAAAAAGAATGGGAGAAGTTTTCAAAGGCCGCCCCAGGTCTAAAGGTTCCTCCTCCCGCTTTCAAGGAACTTTCTGGGGAATTCGTTTCCTATGTACGTAAGAAGGAGATGGTCTGCAGTTTTTATGTGGAGCCTAGGTTCTCCAATCCGATGGGAGTTTTTCAAGGTGGATTTTTAGCGGCTGCATTCGACAATACTTTCGGTCCATTATGTTATTTGGCCGCGGGTAAACCTACCACCACTCTGGAATTAAGCGTTAGTTATATTCGAATGGTAAAAGAAAATCAAAGGATCACAGTGCAAGCTAAGGTAGTGGCAAGAGGGAACCAACACATCTATCTAGAGGGAGAAGCTTTTGATGAAGAAGGTAAACTTCTTGCCAAGTCCACCACCCAAGTATTGATCTTAAGAATTCCTAGCGGTGCTGCCTGA